In Priestia megaterium NBRC 15308 = ATCC 14581, the following proteins share a genomic window:
- a CDS encoding alpha/beta family hydrolase, whose translation MKKTLKIVGVSLAVLVAVTVVFFVIWSGFDYEPSKQLHSLVDEKKVVKKDDYYVFKPQTNKEIKAGYIIYQGAKVEPLAYGYYAQQIANEGYLVAVVDSPFNMSFFSQNKATDIVKSYPKISAWFIGGHSLGGVSAASYAYDHQNSIKGLVLLASYPMNKNNFSISTYPILSLTGEKDGLSTPEKIKETKHLLSKNTELVQVKGANHAQFGMYGKQKGDNKASISPKEQQDELVKRTVKWLNSQMKKSVSN comes from the coding sequence ATGAAAAAAACGTTAAAAATAGTAGGAGTCAGTCTTGCTGTTCTTGTTGCAGTAACCGTGGTTTTTTTTGTCATATGGTCAGGTTTTGATTATGAACCTTCAAAGCAGCTTCACTCGCTAGTAGATGAGAAAAAAGTAGTGAAGAAAGACGATTATTACGTATTCAAGCCTCAAACGAACAAAGAGATAAAAGCCGGCTATATTATTTATCAAGGTGCTAAAGTAGAGCCGTTAGCATATGGCTATTATGCTCAGCAAATTGCAAATGAAGGATATCTTGTTGCTGTTGTAGATTCTCCGTTTAATATGAGTTTTTTTAGTCAAAACAAAGCGACGGATATTGTGAAGAGCTATCCGAAGATTTCCGCATGGTTTATCGGAGGGCATTCCCTTGGCGGAGTGAGTGCAGCCTCTTATGCGTATGATCATCAAAACTCAATAAAAGGCTTAGTTCTTTTAGCATCGTATCCGATGAATAAAAATAATTTTTCAATTTCCACTTATCCTATTTTGTCTTTAACCGGTGAGAAAGATGGTTTGTCGACGCCTGAAAAAATTAAAGAAACCAAGCATTTACTTTCAAAAAATACGGAGCTGGTCCAAGTAAAAGGAGCTAATCACGCACAGTTTGGAATGTACGGGAAACAAAAAGGCGACAACAAAGCCAGTATTTCCCCTAAAGAGCAGCAGGATGAGCTAGTAAAAAGAACGGTCAAGTGGTTAAACAGTCAAATGAAAAAGTCCGTCAGTAACTAA
- a CDS encoding DUF4397 domain-containing protein, with translation MNRVKIIAASLLAVLLLAFSDNFTSAAVQEAMIRVVHASPDAPEVDIYVDNQSIVVGASFKDVTDYLKVPAGSHKIEVYAIGTKGKEKPVISTNVTVEANKAYTLAAINQVAHLELKVAQDDMNVAKGKSKIRIAHFSPDAPAVDVGINHGPTLFKDTAFKQMTNYSEVDAGTYDLTITTSQDKKKVVDIPNLNLEANTVYTVLAINKADSLETLLLKDNTAMPSEMPKTGMGGASQDNYNSIVPVLTLLGIGAVAIFVVRRHRGYESE, from the coding sequence ATGAACCGTGTAAAGATTATTGCTGCTTCTTTACTCGCAGTTTTATTGCTAGCTTTTTCAGATAATTTCACTTCTGCAGCTGTGCAGGAGGCGATGATACGAGTTGTGCATGCGTCACCTGATGCACCTGAAGTAGATATATATGTGGACAATCAAAGCATCGTAGTCGGCGCATCGTTTAAAGATGTGACGGATTACCTTAAAGTACCTGCGGGGTCTCATAAAATAGAGGTATATGCCATAGGTACAAAAGGAAAAGAAAAACCTGTCATTTCCACTAATGTAACCGTCGAAGCAAACAAAGCCTATACCCTTGCTGCTATTAACCAAGTTGCACACTTGGAATTAAAAGTAGCTCAAGATGATATGAACGTAGCTAAAGGAAAGAGTAAAATCCGAATTGCTCACTTTTCTCCAGATGCTCCCGCTGTTGATGTAGGTATTAATCACGGCCCTACTTTGTTTAAAGACACTGCTTTTAAACAAATGACAAATTATTCTGAAGTAGATGCCGGAACCTATGATTTGACCATTACAACTAGTCAAGACAAGAAAAAAGTAGTGGACATTCCAAACCTTAATTTAGAAGCTAACACGGTCTACACAGTGCTTGCTATTAACAAAGCTGACAGTCTTGAAACGCTTTTATTAAAAGATAATACGGCTATGCCTTCTGAAATGCCCAAAACAGGTATGGGCGGTGCTTCACAGGATAATTATAATTCAATTGTGCCGGTTCTTACTTTATTAGGAATTGGAGCGGTCGCTATATTTGTTGTTCGTCGTCACAGAGGATACGAAAGCGAATGA
- a CDS encoding ATP-binding cassette domain-containing protein, producing the protein MEKLIELKNVAKVYKKHTVLENVHTTLYKGETVAIVGKNGAGKSTFLKLIGGLSKPTKGTVHLHKETGTPGFVVEQFPQELRFTLAGYLQHMGRIQGLSKKKRSSRIEELLETFEMVEFRHEEIISFSKGMKQKVNMMQALLSSSKLLLLDEPLSGLDARAQLEVERIFTKLKERGMTIVFTCHEERLIHAVADRVITIGSQRILKNERVQLIEHLTVIEANVILNKPLRLLKEKCTKIEQHGNYWIFYIDKKYVNEFLAELLAVQAEVVKLYHMEREEI; encoded by the coding sequence ATGGAAAAACTGATTGAATTAAAAAATGTTGCAAAAGTATACAAAAAACATACCGTATTAGAAAACGTTCATACGACCCTTTATAAAGGAGAGACTGTGGCGATTGTTGGAAAAAACGGTGCGGGAAAAAGTACGTTTTTAAAGCTGATTGGCGGATTATCTAAACCGACTAAAGGGACAGTTCACCTTCATAAAGAAACCGGTACGCCTGGATTTGTGGTGGAACAATTTCCTCAGGAGCTGCGTTTTACGCTAGCAGGTTATTTGCAGCACATGGGACGAATTCAAGGATTGTCTAAGAAAAAGCGCAGCTCTAGAATTGAAGAGTTGCTCGAAACTTTCGAAATGGTAGAGTTTAGACATGAAGAAATCATTTCTTTTTCAAAAGGAATGAAGCAAAAAGTCAACATGATGCAAGCACTGCTGAGTTCTTCTAAGCTGCTATTGCTTGATGAACCTCTATCAGGATTAGATGCTCGTGCTCAGCTAGAAGTAGAACGAATTTTTACAAAGCTCAAAGAACGAGGGATGACCATTGTATTTACGTGTCATGAAGAAAGGCTCATTCATGCTGTAGCCGATCGTGTTATCACCATTGGCTCACAGCGCATTTTAAAAAATGAGCGCGTTCAACTCATTGAGCATTTAACGGTTATTGAGGCAAATGTCATTCTCAATAAGCCGCTTCGCTTATTAAAAGAAAAGTGCACGAAAATTGAACAGCATGGAAACTACTGGATTTTTTATATAGATAAAAAATATGTAAACGAGTTTCTTGCAGAATTGCTTGCTGTTCAAGCTGAAGTTGTAAAGCTATATCATATGGAAAGGGAAGAAATTTAA
- a CDS encoding GntR family transcriptional regulator yields the protein MKQSLDHQRPIFQQIKETIEENILNDAFPEEERVPSTNEFAKMYRINPATAAKGINQLVDHGILYKKRGIGMFVCAGAKEVLLTQRKEEFYNRFIVPLKKEAQHLGITVKELKELLDKGEIK from the coding sequence ATGAAACAATCATTAGATCATCAGCGACCAATTTTTCAACAAATCAAAGAAACCATCGAAGAGAATATTTTGAATGATGCTTTTCCAGAAGAAGAAAGAGTACCGTCTACGAATGAATTTGCCAAAATGTATCGCATTAACCCTGCAACAGCAGCTAAAGGAATTAATCAGCTAGTTGACCACGGAATATTGTATAAAAAGAGAGGGATAGGGATGTTTGTATGTGCGGGCGCCAAAGAAGTATTGCTTACACAAAGAAAAGAAGAATTTTATAACCGTTTTATTGTTCCCCTGAAAAAAGAAGCACAGCATTTGGGGATTACGGTAAAAGAGTTAAAAGAGCTGTTAGACAAGGGGGAAATAAAATGA
- the yidC gene encoding membrane protein insertase YidC produces the protein MKRNKKLLLLGLMGALLLALAGCSSTKTPVTATSGGFWDHYFVYPLSMALTKIAEWAGGSYGLSIIIATVIIRLVLLPLILKQQKSTMAMQALRPEMEKIQKKYAGKKDPETQQKQQKEMMQLYQTHKINPVGGCLPIFIQMPIIIAFYNAIARTHEIAQHSFLWVSLGKPDPYFILPVVAAITTFLQIRVSMTDEIQPPMKMMMNIMPIFILVAGISLPSALALYWVIGNLFGIGQGYYLKKRMSLLKEKDAANNTAQAKTKPSPKSKSKS, from the coding sequence ATGAAAAGAAATAAAAAATTATTATTGCTTGGTTTAATGGGAGCGCTTCTTTTAGCTCTAGCCGGCTGTAGCAGCACAAAAACACCAGTAACCGCAACAAGCGGCGGGTTCTGGGATCATTATTTTGTTTACCCTTTATCAATGGCATTAACGAAAATTGCTGAGTGGGCAGGCGGAAGCTATGGTCTGTCTATTATTATTGCGACGGTTATCATTCGTTTAGTTCTATTGCCGCTTATTTTAAAACAGCAAAAGAGCACGATGGCTATGCAAGCACTTCGTCCAGAGATGGAAAAGATTCAAAAGAAATATGCTGGTAAAAAAGATCCTGAAACACAGCAAAAGCAGCAAAAAGAAATGATGCAGCTTTACCAAACGCATAAAATTAATCCGGTTGGCGGATGTTTGCCAATCTTTATTCAAATGCCTATTATTATCGCATTTTATAATGCCATTGCACGAACGCATGAAATTGCACAGCATTCATTCTTATGGGTAAGTTTAGGAAAGCCAGATCCTTACTTCATTTTACCGGTAGTTGCAGCGATTACGACATTCTTACAAATTCGTGTAAGTATGACGGATGAAATTCAACCTCCAATGAAAATGATGATGAACATTATGCCAATCTTCATCTTAGTAGCGGGAATTTCACTTCCATCTGCTCTTGCATTATATTGGGTAATTGGTAACTTATTCGGAATTGGACAAGGTTACTACTTGAAAAAACGTATGAGCTTATTAAAAGAAAAAGATGCAGCTAATAATACAGCACAAGCTAAAACAAAACCATCACCAAAATCTAAGTCAAAATCATAA
- a CDS encoding ABC transporter ATP-binding protein produces MNIEAQLLNKCYGSKHVLKDISLTLAKNKIYGLLGRNGAGKTTLMQIVAGHIPVTTGEVKVGNQSPFENRSVLQNICLINESGNFKKTLKVKDVLKIASLFYPYWSEEAAERLMEEFDLDCNMKVKALSKGMESALGIIVGLSSRTSITIFDEPYIGLDAAMRARFYELLLDEYEEYPRTFIISTHLIDEVSNLFEEVLIMQKGKLILQDTAENLQQRCVSVKGPKSQIEEYEKGKQVIHEQVFGGEKKIVLFNEDIYAEELVDSSFHIEAVHIQDIMIYLTANRGGVA; encoded by the coding sequence ATGAATATAGAAGCGCAGCTGTTAAATAAATGCTATGGATCTAAACACGTATTAAAAGACATTTCACTTACACTAGCAAAAAATAAGATATACGGGTTGCTAGGTAGAAACGGAGCGGGCAAAACGACTTTGATGCAAATTGTAGCCGGGCATATTCCAGTTACGACAGGAGAGGTAAAAGTGGGCAATCAATCTCCATTTGAAAACCGCTCTGTTTTGCAAAACATCTGCTTAATTAACGAAAGCGGAAATTTCAAAAAAACATTAAAAGTCAAAGACGTGTTAAAAATTGCGTCACTTTTTTATCCTTACTGGAGCGAAGAAGCTGCTGAGAGGCTTATGGAAGAGTTCGATTTAGATTGTAATATGAAAGTGAAAGCATTATCTAAAGGTATGGAATCAGCATTAGGAATTATTGTTGGGCTATCTTCCCGAACGAGCATCACAATCTTTGATGAACCTTATATTGGACTTGATGCTGCGATGCGAGCGCGTTTTTATGAGCTTCTATTGGATGAATATGAAGAATATCCACGCACGTTCATTATTTCAACGCATCTAATTGATGAGGTAAGTAATTTATTTGAAGAAGTACTCATTATGCAAAAAGGAAAGCTGATTCTTCAGGATACGGCAGAAAATTTGCAGCAGCGCTGTGTAAGTGTGAAAGGACCTAAAAGTCAAATTGAAGAATATGAAAAAGGAAAGCAAGTAATCCATGAACAAGTATTCGGAGGAGAGAAAAAAATAGTGCTCTTTAATGAAGATATTTATGCTGAGGAGCTTGTCGACAGTTCATTTCATATAGAAGCTGTTCATATACAGGATATTATGATTTATCTTACAGCAAATCGTGGAGGTGTAGCGTAA
- a CDS encoding glycerophosphodiester phosphodiesterase family protein, whose amino-acid sequence MRRKWWFVSSLTLCLCGIFMFIHTQAASTQAEKVAIIAHRGASGYEPEHTMQSYLAAVQQKADYIELDLHMSKDQQLVAIHDYKVDRTTNGTGYVKQYTVKQLQRLNAGKGNKKAVIPTLEEIFRTFGNRTNYYIETKSPHEYPGMEKELLTLMAKYNIHTNHVIVQSFSPESLKTVHRYRPTMKLIQLIRSKQTNMLTDQQFRQIKTYANGIGPNANTLTKPYVQKARSYDLDVHPYTVNDEKQMRMLIEWGVTGMFTNYPDRLYNVLHNK is encoded by the coding sequence ATGAGACGAAAATGGTGGTTTGTAAGCTCACTCACTCTTTGTTTATGCGGTATTTTTATGTTTATACATACGCAGGCAGCTTCTACTCAAGCAGAAAAAGTAGCCATTATTGCTCATCGAGGCGCATCAGGTTATGAGCCAGAGCATACGATGCAATCTTATCTAGCAGCCGTTCAGCAAAAAGCGGATTACATTGAACTTGATCTTCATATGTCTAAAGATCAGCAGCTTGTAGCAATTCATGACTACAAAGTTGACCGAACGACAAATGGAACAGGATATGTAAAACAGTATACAGTGAAACAGCTTCAGCGTTTGAACGCAGGAAAAGGTAATAAAAAAGCCGTCATTCCAACTTTAGAAGAAATATTCCGTACGTTTGGCAATCGAACAAACTATTATATTGAAACAAAATCTCCTCATGAATATCCAGGTATGGAAAAGGAATTGTTGACGCTGATGGCTAAGTACAACATTCATACCAATCACGTCATTGTACAATCATTTAGTCCTGAAAGCTTAAAAACCGTCCATCGATACCGACCTACTATGAAACTAATTCAACTGATTCGTTCTAAGCAAACCAATATGTTAACAGATCAGCAGTTCAGACAAATCAAAACGTACGCGAACGGCATCGGTCCGAACGCAAACACGCTGACAAAACCATATGTACAAAAAGCTCGCTCTTACGATTTAGACGTTCATCCTTATACAGTAAATGACGAAAAACAAATGAGAATGCTTATCGAGTGGGGCGTAACCGGTATGTTTACTAATTACCCCGATCGTCTTTATAACGTGCTTCATAATAAATAA
- a CDS encoding class F sortase — translation MKWIGGVFTFSFILFMSSWFAQSAIANSSTDFVGKMAETKSAQSLKSSGTASTPLPSQLIIPKLHIKAFIKGMGLTNQGEMSVPDNGHDVAWFKLGARPGEEGNAVIAGHVDDQKGPAIFYHLDKLTKGDEILVTDQQGDQLTFVVTNKASYPRDSAPIREIFGPTFQHQLNLITCTGTFDHKQKTHERRLVIYTSLRPEKTADVSH, via the coding sequence ATGAAATGGATAGGAGGGGTTTTCACCTTTTCTTTTATACTATTCATGAGCAGCTGGTTTGCCCAATCAGCAATCGCAAACAGCTCGACGGATTTTGTTGGGAAGATGGCTGAAACAAAATCGGCTCAATCCTTGAAATCTTCAGGAACTGCTTCTACGCCTCTTCCATCTCAGCTTATTATTCCGAAGCTTCATATCAAGGCTTTTATAAAAGGAATGGGCCTTACTAACCAAGGTGAAATGAGCGTTCCTGATAATGGTCATGATGTAGCTTGGTTTAAGCTTGGAGCAAGACCCGGAGAGGAAGGAAATGCGGTCATTGCAGGACATGTTGATGATCAAAAAGGACCCGCTATCTTCTATCATCTCGACAAGCTTACAAAAGGAGACGAAATTCTGGTAACCGATCAGCAAGGGGATCAGCTGACTTTTGTTGTTACCAATAAAGCTTCTTACCCCCGAGATTCTGCTCCTATCAGAGAGATTTTCGGCCCAACTTTTCAACACCAGCTTAATTTAATCACCTGTACGGGAACATTTGATCATAAACAGAAAACTCATGAGCGCAGGCTCGTTATTTATACAAGCCTCCGCCCGGAAAAAACAGCCGATGTTTCTCACTAA
- a CDS encoding sucrose-specific PTS transporter subunit IIBC, producing the protein MDVKEIAEKLVPLLGGKGNIASAQHCATRLRLVIRDESKIDQKGLDEIEDVKGAFSNSGQFQIIFGTGLVNKIHAAFVKELGDDEAAAPADHQEEMKKKMNPFARFARMLSNIFVPIIPAIVASGLLMGLLGMMKAFHWVSEDSALFVLLDMFSGAAFIILPILIGFSAAKEFGSNPYLGAVIGGILTHPMLLNPWTLADAKPEYMDLFGLSIPLIGYQGTVVPILLAIYVMSKIEKGLRKIVPNSVDLLVTPFLTVIITGFVSLVFIGPFGRYIGDLISISLQSLYDVAGVFAGILFGGLYSTIVLTGLQHSFHAIEAGLLANPKIGVNFLLPIWACANVAQGGAGLAVYFKTKNAKTKKIAIPAAISSFLGITEPIIFGVNLRLRKPFIAAAIGGAAGGGYVVLMHVVANAYGLTGIPMMAIAAPLGMSNLIHYIIGMIISVGVAFGVTWFMKLKED; encoded by the coding sequence ATGGACGTAAAAGAAATTGCTGAAAAACTTGTTCCGCTTTTAGGAGGAAAAGGAAATATTGCTAGTGCGCAGCACTGTGCTACGCGTTTGCGCCTCGTTATTCGAGATGAAAGCAAAATCGATCAAAAAGGTTTAGATGAAATAGAAGATGTAAAAGGGGCTTTTTCAAATTCAGGACAGTTTCAAATCATTTTTGGAACCGGTCTCGTTAATAAAATCCATGCTGCTTTTGTGAAAGAATTAGGTGATGACGAGGCTGCTGCCCCAGCGGATCATCAAGAAGAAATGAAAAAGAAAATGAACCCATTTGCCCGTTTTGCCCGCATGCTTTCCAATATTTTTGTTCCGATTATTCCAGCCATTGTAGCCAGTGGTTTACTAATGGGACTGCTCGGGATGATGAAAGCGTTCCACTGGGTCTCAGAAGATAGCGCGTTATTTGTGTTGTTGGATATGTTCTCAGGCGCAGCATTTATCATTTTACCGATTTTAATCGGGTTTTCAGCTGCAAAAGAATTTGGTTCAAATCCTTATCTAGGAGCGGTTATAGGAGGGATCTTAACGCATCCGATGTTATTAAATCCGTGGACATTAGCAGATGCTAAGCCAGAATATATGGATTTGTTTGGCTTAAGTATTCCGCTGATTGGCTACCAAGGTACGGTCGTTCCGATTTTATTGGCTATCTACGTTATGAGTAAAATTGAAAAGGGACTCCGGAAAATTGTGCCGAATTCGGTTGATTTACTTGTTACGCCTTTTTTAACTGTTATTATCACAGGCTTTGTATCACTTGTGTTTATTGGTCCTTTCGGTCGCTATATTGGAGACTTAATTTCGATCAGCCTTCAGTCTTTATACGATGTAGCCGGAGTGTTTGCAGGAATTTTGTTTGGCGGCTTATATTCGACCATTGTATTAACAGGCTTGCAGCATAGTTTTCATGCTATTGAAGCAGGACTGCTTGCTAATCCGAAGATTGGCGTTAACTTCCTACTTCCTATTTGGGCCTGCGCGAACGTGGCGCAAGGAGGAGCAGGGCTGGCTGTTTACTTTAAGACGAAAAATGCCAAAACGAAAAAAATTGCGATTCCAGCGGCTATTTCTTCCTTCTTAGGAATTACAGAACCGATTATTTTCGGCGTCAATTTAAGACTTCGCAAGCCATTTATTGCTGCGGCTATAGGCGGAGCAGCCGGAGGAGGCTATGTTGTACTTATGCACGTAGTAGCCAATGCCTACGGACTTACAGGTATTCCAATGATGGCCATTGCTGCGCCGCTTGGTATGAGTAATTTAATTCACTATATCATTGGTATGATTATTTCTGTAGGTGTTGCATTCGGTGTTACGTGGTTCATGAAACTAAAAGAAGACTGA
- a CDS encoding GNAT family N-acetyltransferase, which produces MNIRLLVKEDADMYFELRLRALKDHPESFILSYEEEYEKEIADIRNYFPSSQSEFVVGAFMEKQLVGIVGFQQQKPLKVQHKGDIWGMYVAPEARGKGLGKKLLKTAVEQAFSKTNVLQIYLAVAAKNEGVKALYKSLGFTSYAYEKRALQVDGEFIDEEHMVLSIKSL; this is translated from the coding sequence ATGAATATACGATTGTTGGTAAAAGAAGACGCTGACATGTACTTTGAACTCCGTCTTCGTGCTTTAAAAGATCATCCCGAAAGTTTTATTTTAAGTTATGAAGAAGAATATGAAAAAGAAATTGCTGACATCCGAAATTATTTTCCAAGCAGCCAATCAGAATTTGTAGTAGGAGCTTTTATGGAAAAACAGCTTGTGGGGATCGTAGGGTTTCAGCAGCAAAAGCCTTTAAAAGTTCAGCATAAGGGAGATATTTGGGGGATGTACGTAGCCCCTGAAGCAAGGGGGAAGGGTCTTGGAAAGAAGTTGTTAAAAACCGCTGTTGAACAAGCTTTTTCAAAAACAAATGTTTTGCAAATCTACCTGGCCGTCGCTGCTAAAAATGAAGGAGTAAAAGCCCTATACAAAAGCCTCGGTTTTACTTCTTATGCGTATGAAAAAAGAGCTCTTCAAGTAGATGGTGAATTTATCGATGAAGAGCATATGGTATTGTCTATAAAAAGCCTTTGA
- a CDS encoding YitT family protein → MLQTNHEIKKVVHRSLSAKMIVKRMLFILVGALLMAVGLEFFLVPNEVIDGGIVGISIILSHLTDVQIGFYIFVLNLPFFFIGYKQIGKTFALSTLLGVIILSIATSIFHDLPVLTGDPLLATVFGGIVLGVGVGIVIRYGGSLDGTEILAILFNKRTPFSVGETIMFFNLFILGSAGFVFGWDRAMYSLMAYFIAFKTIDIVIQGLDESKSAWIISEQYEQIGEAILARLGRGVTYLNGEGAYTGDDKKVIFCVITRLEEAKLKAIIDEIDPSAFFAVAAIAEVRGGRFKKRDIH, encoded by the coding sequence GTGCTGCAAACGAATCATGAAATAAAAAAGGTTGTTCATCGTTCGCTATCAGCTAAAATGATTGTAAAGCGCATGCTGTTTATTTTAGTGGGAGCCCTTTTAATGGCCGTCGGGCTAGAATTTTTTCTTGTCCCTAATGAGGTTATTGACGGTGGAATTGTAGGTATATCTATTATTTTATCCCACTTAACGGATGTTCAAATCGGCTTTTATATCTTCGTATTAAATCTTCCATTCTTTTTTATTGGCTACAAGCAAATTGGAAAAACATTTGCGCTATCTACGCTTTTAGGTGTTATCATTCTATCCATTGCTACCTCTATTTTTCACGACTTACCGGTCTTAACAGGTGACCCTCTTTTAGCCACTGTGTTTGGCGGAATTGTTCTTGGTGTGGGAGTAGGAATTGTTATTCGGTACGGAGGTTCGCTAGACGGCACCGAGATATTAGCTATTTTATTTAATAAGCGTACGCCTTTCTCCGTAGGTGAGACGATTATGTTTTTTAATTTATTTATTTTGGGAAGTGCCGGTTTTGTATTTGGCTGGGATCGCGCTATGTATTCTTTAATGGCTTACTTCATTGCTTTTAAAACGATTGATATTGTGATTCAAGGTTTAGATGAGTCTAAGTCAGCTTGGATTATCAGCGAACAATATGAACAAATTGGCGAAGCAATTCTTGCTCGTTTAGGGAGAGGCGTCACGTATTTAAATGGGGAAGGGGCGTATACGGGAGATGATAAAAAAGTCATTTTTTGTGTGATTACCAGGCTTGAAGAAGCAAAGCTAAAAGCGATTATCGATGAGATAGATCCATCTGCTTTTTTTGCTGTAGCCGCTATTGCTGAAGTCAGGGGAGGAAGGTTTAAGAAACGAGATATTCATTAG
- a CDS encoding TolB family protein, which produces MVKKIALCLLFLMLFPMQINAANTVKVSFIRQGNLWVYDNGTERQLSYARHASMPQWSSHGDIVAYAENDSLMIAPLKGKPLLVEHDVTHYQWSPVAEELAYISNGILVYYNVKTHEKKRVAVGVDQFSWFPEGDRFLITSAAALAPTGWGPVKLYTVSKYAGLDVKKVEAFTTLPAENDSFFAYTTSSFKWSPNGQWISFIAIPTASMSADANKLCIITKEGKAFQVVGDMLNVPNWFKWSNEEQVLAFIDGEGRFATENKKFTLKEMPVFKEHVFTPKGFADWDFTWTEKDNIIISRVPEAGWSNDEKKRPLPFLYSMDVKTNKQSQFTFPQKGLGDYAPVYHKATNQTMWIRTNRKQANLLTRVKDTKNDKVLISGLDLPGNYYELYRWNEVFSVYNP; this is translated from the coding sequence ATGGTGAAAAAAATAGCGTTATGTCTGCTTTTTCTTATGTTGTTCCCTATGCAAATAAATGCTGCCAATACAGTGAAGGTCAGTTTTATAAGGCAAGGAAACCTATGGGTATATGATAACGGTACCGAAAGGCAGTTATCCTATGCCCGTCATGCCTCTATGCCTCAATGGTCATCACATGGAGATATAGTTGCTTATGCAGAAAATGATTCTTTAATGATTGCACCGTTAAAAGGAAAACCGCTACTTGTTGAACATGATGTGACTCATTATCAATGGTCACCGGTTGCTGAGGAACTTGCGTATATTTCGAATGGAATCTTAGTATATTACAACGTTAAAACGCATGAAAAGAAGCGTGTAGCCGTAGGGGTTGATCAGTTTTCATGGTTTCCAGAAGGAGATCGATTTTTAATTACGTCCGCTGCTGCGCTGGCGCCGACGGGATGGGGACCGGTAAAGCTATATACAGTGAGCAAATATGCAGGGTTAGATGTAAAAAAAGTGGAGGCTTTTACGACGCTCCCGGCAGAAAATGATTCGTTTTTTGCGTATACAACAAGCAGCTTCAAATGGTCTCCTAACGGTCAATGGATTAGTTTTATCGCTATTCCAACGGCTTCGATGTCTGCAGATGCAAATAAGCTGTGCATCATTACAAAAGAAGGGAAAGCTTTTCAAGTAGTGGGAGATATGCTTAATGTACCTAATTGGTTTAAGTGGAGTAATGAAGAGCAAGTACTGGCATTTATTGATGGGGAAGGAAGGTTTGCCACTGAAAATAAAAAGTTCACTTTAAAAGAGATGCCGGTTTTTAAAGAACATGTGTTTACTCCAAAAGGCTTCGCAGATTGGGATTTTACTTGGACAGAAAAAGATAACATCATCATTTCACGTGTGCCCGAAGCAGGGTGGTCGAATGATGAAAAAAAGAGGCCGCTGCCTTTTTTGTATAGCATGGACGTAAAGACCAATAAGCAAAGTCAGTTCACATTTCCACAAAAAGGCTTAGGAGATTATGCGCCTGTTTATCATAAAGCAACGAATCAAACGATGTGGATTCGTACAAATCGAAAACAAGCAAATCTTTTAACACGCGTAAAAGATACGAAAAATGATAAGGTACTTATTTCAGGCTTAGACCTGCCGGGAAATTATTATGAGCTGTATCGGTGGAATGAAGTATTTAGCGTGTACAACCCTTAA